The DNA region GGCGGTGTGCGGGGAGACGGACTGGAGCAGGTGGAAGGCGTGGAGGTTGAGGACCAGCTGGGTCTGACTGTCGGCATCGAGCCTCACCGCGAACCTGGCCCAGAGGCGCGCCCAGGCGTCCTGGTGCTCAGCCAGCAGTGCGACGAAACCGCCCTGCGTCGCACCCAGCTGCTCGAGCGCGCCCTGGCGCGGCGATGCGAACGCGGCATCCCGGGACGTGACCACCGCGACGGTCTTGTCGACGGTGACCGGCTCACCGTCGAGCAGGACCAGGTCGAACCGGTGCATCGTCCGGTCGCCCTCCTGCTCCACGCCGGTCATGGCAGGGGTGCCGGTTCCGGTGAGCCGGACCCGGGCGCCCGTCGCGATCCGCACCTGGCTCTGCGTGGTCTCGACCTCCACGAGGATCGTGCCCTGCTCGGTCACCTCCGCCGCCACTGTCCGAAGATGCCGGTCGGCCAGACCCCGGTACTCCGCGACGTTGCCGTTCGTGACCCCGGCATCCACCCCGCACCGGATGCTGACCGGACCGGTCCAGCCCTCCGCCACCAGGGTGGTCTCCAGAGCCGCCACGTGCGGACGGGCCATCGAGACCAAGCGTCGTTGGGTCAGGCGCAGCCGCCGTCCCAGGCTGTCCGTCAGCACCGCATGCCGGGTCAGGAGCCCGCGTCGCAGGTCCAGCTCGCGCCGCTCCTGGGTCGTGGTCAGACCACCGGAAGACCACCACTCGGCCTGACCGACGCGTACGTCCAGGACCAACCAGTTCGGGACGTTGATCAGGCTTTCGTTCTCCATGGCCCGCCCATGGACGTTCGAGGTGATCCGGTTGTAGACCCCGGCGAGATACGTGCCTGGATAGTGCACGTCGTCGGCGGCCCGTTCCGGCGCTGTGCCGCGGGTTCCCAGATACCCGTTGCCGAGCGTGGTCAGCGCCTCGCGATGGCCTTCGTGGGCGGGGTCAAAACCCTCATAGACCAGTGACCAGGGATCGGCCCGCAGGGCACCGAGGTCCAGCTGGGAGACGTCGCCGAGGACCATGTGAGCACCAGCGGCGAGCAGCGCTTGGCGCTGGTTGCCGCGGTCGATGCCGACCACGAGACCGAACCCCCCGCGCCGCGCCGCGGCGACACCCGCCGTCGCGTCCTCGACCACCGCCGCACGGGCCGGATTCACGCCAAGCAGCTGAGCCGCCTCGAGGAACATCGCCGGGGCGGGTTTGCCCGGCAGGCCCCTCTCGGCTGCCACCTGGCCGTCCACCACGACGTCGAAGAGGCCCGTGAGGTCCGCTTCGGCGAGCAGCACCGAGGCGTTGCGGCTCGCAGTGACCAGAGCCGCGCGCACCCCGCCTGCCTTCAGGCGGCGCACCAGGTCGACCGTCCCGGGGAACACCCGGACACCCGCACGCGCGAGCGCCTCCAGGTAGAGGGAGTTCTTCCGCGCCGCGAGCCCGTGCACGGTCCACGCATCAGCCAGGTCGCTCTGGTCGCCCACCGGCAGGGCGATCCCGCGGGCCTCCAGGAACGCGGAGACCCCGTCCTCACGGGCACGGCCGTCGACGTAGCGGCGATAGTCAGTCACCGCGTCGAAGGGCTGGTACGGACCGGCGCCCGACAGCCTCAGGTCGTTCAGCACCTCGTCGAAGAGTCGCGCCCATGCCGCGGCGTGAACCGACGCGGTGTCCGTCACGACACCGTCCATGTCGAAGATCACCGCCTCCTGGGGCGGGACGGCACCCGTCGGGACGGCACCTTCGGGGCGATCGCTGCCGTCCGCCCATGCGTGCGTCACTACGGATCCTCCTGACTGTCCAACGATGGCGCCTCAGCCGCCTCGGATGCCGCAGCGACCCGACCGCAGACCCAGCAGGGGTGTGCGGTCGGGTCGGTCAGGTGAGCGACCTTGTCGCCGCTGCACCGACCCATCACGGATCGGTTCCTCCCTGACAGCCGTTGCCTCGAACGGCCGTTAGTGCGAGTGGTGGTCATGCGCCGCGTGGTCGTGCGGGGCGGTGACGTAGCGGGCGGGGTCCTCGACGAAGCTCTTGTGGCAGTGGTGGGAGCAGAAGTAGTACGTGTGCCCCTCGTGCTCCACGCTCGCAGCCGCGGCCGAGGGGTCCACGCTCATACCGCACACCGGGTCGGTGGTCGTGGTGGGGGTGGTGGTCATGGTGTCCTCCGGTTGATCGTCGGCTCCGACTTCGACCACCGGTTCGATGGCCGAGACTGTGATGTCCTGCGGGAGCGCGGTCGGCGTGAACCGGCGCAGGCGGTTGGCGTTGGTGACGACGGACAGCGAGGAGAGTGCCATCGCCGCAGCGGCGATGACCGGGCTCAGGCGCAGACCCAGCCACGGGTAGAGGGCGCCGGCCGCGATCGGGATCCCCAGGCCGTTGTAGATGAAGGCGAAGGCCAGGTTCTGTCGGATGTTGCGCATCGTCGCCCGGGACAGGTCAACGGCCGTCACCAACCCGCCGAGCGCCCCGGAGATCAGCGTGATGTCCGAGGACTCGATCGCCACATCGGTGCCGGTGCCGATTGCCGAGCCGACATCGGCCTGGGCGAGGGCTGGGGCGTCGTTAATCCCGTCGCCGACCATCCCGACGACGCGCCCTTCGTCCTGGAGCCGCTTGACCTCCCGAGCCTTGTGCTCGGGCATGACCTCGGCCACGACGCGACTGATCCCGACCTGCCGGGCGATCGCCGCAGCCGTGGTGCGGTTGTCACCGGTCATCATGACCACCTCGATACCCCGGGACTTGAGGGCAGCGACCGCAGCGATGGAACCCTCCTTGACCGTGTCAGCCACCGCAATGACCGCAGCGGGCCGGGAGTCGATCGCGACCAGCATGGGCGTCTTGCCGTCGCCGGCGAGTCGCTGCTGGTCCGCCAGGAGGCTCCCGACGTCGACGCCGGCCGCGACCAGCAGCCGCGCGTTCCCGACCAGGATGTTGCGTCCGTGCAGCCGGGCACCCACGCCCTTGCCGGTGATCGAGTCGAACTCGGCGACGTCGTCCAGCACCAGGCCGCGCTCCAGCGCCCCGGCCACGATGGCCGCGGCCAGCGGGTGCTCGGAGGACCGCTCGACGGAGGCCACCAGCTGGAGCACCTCGTCGGCCGTGAAGCCCTCGCTCGGAACCACGTCGGTGAGCGCAGGCTTGCCCATCGTGATGGTGCCCGTCTTGTCCAGGACCACGGTGTCCAGCTTGTGCGCCGTCTCCAGGGCCTCGGCCGAGCGGATCAGAATCCCCGCCGTGGCCCCTTTGCCGGTCCCGACCGTGATCGACAGCGGTGTGGCGAGCCCAAGGGCGCAGGGGCACGCGATGATCAGGACCGAGACGCCGGCCACCAGGGCGAAGACGATCACTGGCGGTGGGCCGATCAGAGCCCAGGTGACGAAGGTCCAGATGGCGATGATGATCACCGCCGGCACAAAGTACCCCGAGACCCGGTCGACGACCCGCTGGATCGGCGCCTTGGAGCCCTGGGCCTGACGGACCAGCTTGATGATCTGGGCGAGCATCGTGTCCGCGCCGACCTTGGTCGCCCGGTAGCGGAAGGTCCCCGTCTGGTTGATCGTCGCCCCGATCACCACGTCACCCACCGACTTGACGCCTGCGATCGGCTCACCGGTGATCATCGACTCGTCGACCGCGGACCGACCCTCGACGACCTCGCCGTCGACCGGAAGCTTCTCCCCCGGCCGCACCACGACGACGTCGCCCTTCAGGACGTCCTCGATGGGGATGTCGAGCTCAGCGCCCGCGCGCCAGACCCGCGCCGTGCGGGGCTGGAGACCGATCAAGGTCCGGATCGCCTCACCCGTGCCGGCCTTAGCCTGCGTCTCGAACAGGCGGCCCAACAGGATCAGGGTGATGATCACCCCGACCGCCTCGTAGTACACCTCCCGCACCTCGGTGGGAAGCAGCCCAGGTGCGACCGTGACGACGACGCTGAAACCGTAGGCGGCGATCGTACCGATCGTGATCAAGGAGTTCATGTCCGCGCCGCGGTGGCGCAGTGCGAGCCACCCGGTGCGATGGATCGGCCACCCCGTGTAGAGCATCACCGGTGTGATGAGTGCGAACTGCAGCCAGCGGTCCATCAGCAGCTCGGGGACCCAGTCCACCTCGAAGAGCTCGACGGCCATCACGGCGAAGAGGACCGGGAAGGTCAGGGCCGCGCCGAAGATAACGCGCTTCCTCAGGTCGGCGATCTCGGCCGTGCGCTCGCGCTCCTCATCCTCCTCGGCCTGTGCCGCCGTGAGCGGGTTGGCCCCCGCATCGTCCGACCTGTGCGCGGTGGGCGACATGACAGCAGGGGGCTCGAGCACCGCGACGGACGCGACGGACGTGGGCGTCCCGGATGCGTCCGCCCCCTGGCCATCCACGACGACCAGTCGGCCACGCAGCATGTTCATCCCGCACGCGAAGGCGAAAGTCCCCGTCTCGCCTGGGACGAACTCCACCGTCGTGGTCTGGTAGGCGGGGAGCATCTGGTTGACCTTGAAGTCCGGCATCACCACCCGCGCGGAGCAGTCACCGGCCTCCTGCCGGTCGAACTCGATCCGCACCGGCACACCGCGGGTCACCTCGACCAGGTCGGGGCTGTAGCCGCCCTGGACCTTGATCCGGACAACCTGGACCCCCTGGTCCAGGTCAGGTCGCCCGGTCCGCTTCGGACCGAAGAAGAACCACAGCGCCCCACCCGTCAGAAGAGCCGCCACGCCAACGACCAGAACCGCGTTCATCTCCAGCCACCTCCGATCGGCATCTGGTCCGCGGCGGTGCAATCACGGTTGTCCCGGACCACCAGTGGATCCCGCCCGGGCGGCCGAGTGCTCAAGCTGTGATCAGTCACCGTGAAGCCCGCCTCCGTCACCGCCGTGACGAGCGCCTCCGGAGCGACCAGCTCGTCACTCCGGACCACCACGGGCGAATGCCCACCGACGCGCAGGCTGATGCCCACCTCCACGACCCCGTCAAGATCGTGGAGCCGCTCGAGCACCTCGACCAGGCACGTGCCGCACATGAGCCCCTCGACAGAGAACAGCTCCTTGTGAGTCATTGCCCGACCTCCCCTTGGTACCCTACCCCTGTACGGTATAAGCATCCGTGGGCACGGAATGGGTTCCCATTTCGGCTCGATGAAGGTTCTATGAAGACCGGACACGAGGCGACCCCGGTTGCTCGACGGTGGGCGCTCGATCTAGTGGCAACCGGACCTGGTCGGCGGCTGAGCCTCGTCAACCGCTGCGTTCCGATCGGGCGCCTCGGCCAGACCGGCGCGATTGCCATGACCCACGTGACCAGTCTCCGCGGACTGAGCATGCCGGCTGCCGTGACCCCCATGGCCGCCGGCGTGCATCGCCAGCATCAGGCCGACGAGGGCGAGCGACGCGATGGTCCGTCCGGACACACCGGCCAGCCACAAGACGCCGGCCAGGACCGCGACGCCGAAGTACAGCTTGCCTGACAGGCTCTTGAGGGACATCTCGACCTCTGCTTCCTGGACGCCACGCGCCCATCGGTACCCAGATGCCCAACGTGGTACGCACTGATGAAGATTCGGCTGTGATCTCGGTCAAGGTCTGCTGACGCTTCACGTACGTCGGTTCCGGCGAACTCGCTGCGGTATCCCGCTCAGCACTCCGTCCCGTCCGGGCAACAGCGCCGGTCCCCGGGCCGAACGTCCCGGTAGGGCGGGCCGACCAATGCGGCCCGACCGAGACTTCATCGAATCTTCGTCGTTCCCCGTTGAGTGCACGCCGACCGGGCATCAAGCATGTCCCAGCAGGACATTCCTGACCTGGGCCGGTCGCCCGACACTGCACGGCCGATCGCCGAAGCCCGCTTCGCAGCGAGCACCAGCCCCAGGGACACTGACAGCGCACGAGGAGAAGCCGACATGGCCACGGAGCACCGTCTCCACCTCCAAGAACCGCCCGGCCCCGCTCGGCCCGGCGCCCCGCACCTGCGCCGCCGGGACCTACGACCGGTCCGGGCCACGGGCCCCGGGCACCGAAGGCGCGCCAAGCTCGACCCGCGTCGCGCCGCCGCACGCCTCGGTGTGGTCACCGCGATGGTCGTGTCCACGGCAGCCTTCGCAGTCGCCGGACGCGCCGAGCCGGCTCCTCCCGTCGCTCCGGCCACCGGACTCTCCGCCGTCCAGGTTCTCAGCGCCCCGAGCGCTGATGCCATCCCACCTGAGAGCCTGCGCGCCGTCCGTGACCGCCCTTCCATCGTCGGCGTCGGCGTCGGCGTCGAGCTGACCTCCCGCATCGTCGAGCGGCCCTCGCGCGGCGCCGTGCGACCAGCGCTGCCCGACTGCACCGGCGTCGTGACCGACATCGGCACCAACGGCCGGCTGCCGGCCGCCGCATTGTGCGACCTGTGGCAGGCGCCATACCAGGACCGCGCGGACGCCGTGGTCACCTTGTTCGCGCTCAATGACGCCTACCGGGCGGCGTTCGGGCGGGACATGTGCCTGTCGTCCGGCTACCGAGACCTCGAAGAGCAGGCCGCGCTGCGTGCGCGCAGGGGGGGCCTGGCCGCGGCGCCGGGAACCAGCAACCACGGCTGGGGCTTGGCAGTGGACCTGTGCCCCTCGACGTACTCCGGCGACGCTGGCACCTGGCTGCA from Cellulomonas sp. KRMCY2 includes:
- a CDS encoding beta-phosphoglucomutase family hydrolase, coding for MTHAWADGSDRPEGAVPTGAVPPQEAVIFDMDGVVTDTASVHAAAWARLFDEVLNDLRLSGAGPYQPFDAVTDYRRYVDGRAREDGVSAFLEARGIALPVGDQSDLADAWTVHGLAARKNSLYLEALARAGVRVFPGTVDLVRRLKAGGVRAALVTASRNASVLLAEADLTGLFDVVVDGQVAAERGLPGKPAPAMFLEAAQLLGVNPARAAVVEDATAGVAAARRGGFGLVVGIDRGNQRQALLAAGAHMVLGDVSQLDLGALRADPWSLVYEGFDPAHEGHREALTTLGNGYLGTRGTAPERAADDVHYPGTYLAGVYNRITSNVHGRAMENESLINVPNWLVLDVRVGQAEWWSSGGLTTTQERRELDLRRGLLTRHAVLTDSLGRRLRLTQRRLVSMARPHVAALETTLVAEGWTGPVSIRCGVDAGVTNGNVAEYRGLADRHLRTVAAEVTEQGTILVEVETTQSQVRIATGARVRLTGTGTPAMTGVEQEGDRTMHRFDLVLLDGEPVTVDKTVAVVTSRDAAFASPRQGALEQLGATQGGFVALLAEHQDAWARLWARFAVRLDADSQTQLVLNLHAFHLLQSVSPHTADVDAGVPARGLHGEGYRGHVFWDELFVLPVLTAHLPWVGRALLEYRFRRLPAARRAATHEGYAGAMFPWQSGSDGREETPLELFNTRSGRWIPDNSRRQRHVGLAVAYNAWSYYQATGDVAWLAHRGADLIIEVARFLTSLATYDADQDRFHLSGVMGPDEYHDGYPDAPGRGLRDNAYTNVLTSWVCGRAVDVLALTSGHDCDDLRDRLRIGAGEAARWEQLSRRLAVPFHSDGIISQFDGYDDLIEFDWGRYRRTYGNIGRLDLILDAEGDSTNRYKLAKQADVLMLVYLLGPEELVTTLDRLGYPLAPDILPRTVDYYLARTAHGSTLSRVVHTSVLARMDPARAWQNFQEALAADLDDTQGGTTSEGVHLGAMAGTLDIVVRAFAGLRTQDDTVILDPRLPTGLRRAEFDLQHRGQRLRVSLAHDSVTVEADHCAANPLVRVRVGGGIAVTMTGGQCQMFRHQRAAPPRHAEAQWNPVAPQDQPGHGPTCP
- a CDS encoding heavy metal translocating P-type ATPase; translation: MNAVLVVGVAALLTGGALWFFFGPKRTGRPDLDQGVQVVRIKVQGGYSPDLVEVTRGVPVRIEFDRQEAGDCSARVVMPDFKVNQMLPAYQTTTVEFVPGETGTFAFACGMNMLRGRLVVVDGQGADASGTPTSVASVAVLEPPAVMSPTAHRSDDAGANPLTAAQAEEDEERERTAEIADLRKRVIFGAALTFPVLFAVMAVELFEVDWVPELLMDRWLQFALITPVMLYTGWPIHRTGWLALRHRGADMNSLITIGTIAAYGFSVVVTVAPGLLPTEVREVYYEAVGVIITLILLGRLFETQAKAGTGEAIRTLIGLQPRTARVWRAGAELDIPIEDVLKGDVVVVRPGEKLPVDGEVVEGRSAVDESMITGEPIAGVKSVGDVVIGATINQTGTFRYRATKVGADTMLAQIIKLVRQAQGSKAPIQRVVDRVSGYFVPAVIIIAIWTFVTWALIGPPPVIVFALVAGVSVLIIACPCALGLATPLSITVGTGKGATAGILIRSAEALETAHKLDTVVLDKTGTITMGKPALTDVVPSEGFTADEVLQLVASVERSSEHPLAAAIVAGALERGLVLDDVAEFDSITGKGVGARLHGRNILVGNARLLVAAGVDVGSLLADQQRLAGDGKTPMLVAIDSRPAAVIAVADTVKEGSIAAVAALKSRGIEVVMMTGDNRTTAAAIARQVGISRVVAEVMPEHKAREVKRLQDEGRVVGMVGDGINDAPALAQADVGSAIGTGTDVAIESSDITLISGALGGLVTAVDLSRATMRNIRQNLAFAFIYNGLGIPIAAGALYPWLGLRLSPVIAAAAMALSSLSVVTNANRLRRFTPTALPQDITVSAIEPVVEVGADDQPEDTMTTTPTTTTDPVCGMSVDPSAAAASVEHEGHTYYFCSHHCHKSFVEDPARYVTAPHDHAAHDHHSH
- a CDS encoding heavy-metal-associated domain-containing protein yields the protein MTHKELFSVEGLMCGTCLVEVLERLHDLDGVVEVGISLRVGGHSPVVVRSDELVAPEALVTAVTEAGFTVTDHSLSTRPPGRDPLVVRDNRDCTAADQMPIGGGWR
- a CDS encoding M15 family metallopeptidase; amino-acid sequence: MATEHRLHLQEPPGPARPGAPHLRRRDLRPVRATGPGHRRRAKLDPRRAAARLGVVTAMVVSTAAFAVAGRAEPAPPVAPATGLSAVQVLSAPSADAIPPESLRAVRDRPSIVGVGVGVELTSRIVERPSRGAVRPALPDCTGVVTDIGTNGRLPAAALCDLWQAPYQDRADAVVTLFALNDAYRAAFGRDMCLSSGYRDLEEQAALRARRGGLAAAPGTSNHGWGLAVDLCPSTYSGDAGTWLHEVGPVYGWANPAWAHRGGDGPYEPWHWEYTDAVTEIEARSGGR